From Nerophis lumbriciformis linkage group LG13, RoL_Nlum_v2.1, whole genome shotgun sequence, one genomic window encodes:
- the scrn3 gene encoding secernin-3, producing MQPSSCDTFVALPPSTEGHRIVFGKNSDRPQDEVQEVVYSPASDYEEGSKVECTYIEIEQVPHTFAVVLSRPAWLWGAEMGANEHQVCIGNEAVWGRESADAEEALLGMDLVRLALERADTAEKSVHVIAELLEKHGQGGCCLEEDCGFTYHNSFLISDRKEAWVLETSGKHWAAERVEGGYRNISNEYSITTKIDKEHPDLRKYAQSNGWWDGEAPFNFAAAYSYMNTSRIEASGSRYCEGKKLLQKSNGHISAQTMMDILRDKDSGINMEGMFMTTGSMVSVVPVDQALPGVHYFTATPDPERSVFKPFIFLQNIGELKETTSPSYGSDDPVKRKPRFRSKPDRKHGLFGKHEVVAAIIDTHKERGERIVHNMRKLECDRMKQMEEILCRGVKQPDILSDVFSSSVKDEMELYSKKF from the exons ATGCAGCCATCTTCTTGTGACACCTTTGTGGCTCTGCCCCCCTCCACGGAGGGACACCGCATCGTTTTTGGAAAGAACTCTGACCGACCTCAGGATGAAGTCCAGGAGGTGGTTTATTCCCCGGCCTCAGACTATGAAGAGGGGTCAAAGGTTGAG TGTACTTACATCGAGATAGAGCAAGTTCCCCACACATTTGCAGTGGTTTTGAGCAGACCGGCGTGGTTGTGGGGCGCAGAAATGGGCGCCAATGAGCACCAAGTGTGTATTGGGAATGAGGCGGTGTGGGGGAGAGAGAGTGCCGATGCTGAGGAGGCTCTACTTGGAATGGATCTTGTCAG GCTTGCACTTGAGAGGGCGGACACGGCGGAGAAATCAGTGCATGTCATAGCTGAGCTGCTGGAGAAACATGGCCAAGGTGGATGCTGCTTGGAAGAAGACTGTGGTTTCACCTACCACAACAGCTTCCTCATCTCAGACAGGAAAGAGGCTTGGGTGCTGGAGACCTCCGGGAAGCACTGGGCTGCAGAGAGAGTGGAAG GCGGCTATCGCAACATCTCAAACGAGTACAGCATCACAACAAAGATAGACAAAGAGCACCCAGACTTGCGCAAGTATGCACAAAGTAATGGCTGGTGGGATGGAGAGGCTCCGTTCAACTTCGCTGCCGCGTACTCCTACATGAACACGTCCAGAATCGAAGCCTCGGGGAGTCGATACTGTGAAGGGAAGAAGCTGCTGCAAAAGAGCAATG GACACATCTCTGCTCAGACAATGATGGACATCCTGAGGGATAAAGACAGTGGCATAAATATGGAGGGCATGTTCATGACTACAGGCAGCATGGTGTCTGTGGTACCTGTGGATCAGGCTCTTCCAGGGGTTCACTATTTCACCGCTACTCCAGACCCTGAGAG GTCTGTGTTCAAACCATTCATCTTTCTGCAAAACATTGGGGAGCTAAAGGAGACCACATCTCCCAGTTACGGCTCAGATGACCCAGTAAAAAGGAAGCCGCGTTTCCGGAGCAAGCCTGACCGAAAGCATGGGCTGTTTGGCAAACACGAGGTGGTGGCTGCCATCATTGACACACACAAG GAGCGAGGAGAGAGGATCGTGCACAACATGAGGAAGTTAGAATGTGACAGGATGAAACAGATGGAGGAGATTCTTTGTCGCGGTGTTAAGCAGCCGGACATTTTGTCGGACGTGTTTTCAAGTTCTGTGAAGGACGAGATGGAGCTGTACAGCAAAAAGTTCTAA